From the Candidatus Bathyarchaeia archaeon genome, one window contains:
- a CDS encoding AAA family ATPase produces MTKILVTMGRGGTGKTSFVALMTKYFIELGEAPLLLVDADPDQNLGEMVGVDLHEAGKKTISELLVETFLEEGGTTVGVPPTERIESRIWAHGMYEGEHFDFIALGTKWVEGCYCLPNAALKGALESLTKNYRYVLIDSPAGLEHLNRRITSKVNDVFDVIDPSKKSFDHVQRAYRVAKEVKIDFKNFYVVGGFRFPENLESHAKNVLPFKFLGRISYDEKVEEYVLSGKSLLTLPSDTPAYLSVRLIMKNAGYEKG; encoded by the coding sequence TTGACGAAAATTTTGGTTACAATGGGGAGGGGCGGAACGGGCAAAACAAGCTTCGTCGCTTTAATGACAAAATACTTCATTGAATTAGGCGAAGCTCCGCTGCTTCTGGTGGATGCGGATCCAGACCAAAATTTGGGCGAGATGGTTGGCGTAGACCTCCACGAAGCTGGCAAGAAAACCATATCCGAACTCCTCGTGGAGACTTTCCTAGAGGAGGGCGGAACCACTGTCGGTGTGCCACCAACGGAGCGGATTGAAAGCCGCATCTGGGCGCATGGCATGTATGAAGGCGAACACTTCGACTTCATAGCCCTGGGAACAAAGTGGGTGGAGGGGTGCTATTGTCTGCCAAACGCCGCTCTGAAAGGGGCTCTAGAGTCGCTTACAAAAAATTACCGTTATGTCCTGATTGATTCACCAGCAGGTCTGGAGCATCTTAATAGGCGGATAACCTCTAAGGTGAATGATGTTTTCGATGTGATAGATCCATCCAAAAAGTCCTTTGACCATGTGCAACGCGCCTATCGTGTGGCAAAGGAGGTCAAAATAGACTTCAAGAACTTCTACGTGGTCGGCGGTTTTAGATTCCCCGAAAACTTGGAGAGTCACGCCAAAAACGTTTTGCCTTTCAAGTTTTTGGGAAGAATATCCTATGACGAAAAGGTTGAAGAGTATGTCCTCTCCGGAAAATCCCTGCTTACACTGCCATCTGACACACCAGCATA
- a CDS encoding P-loop NTPase has translation MKVAVSGKGGVGKTLVAGGLAYAFTKRGFRTIAIDADPSPNLALTLGLSPEEASRIVPISENKQLIEAKTGTGYAGVYRLTFTVDDIVRDYAVPTPLGVNLIVMGTVRSVGAGCTCPANAVVRSLLRHLVVERGEAVVLDMEAGVEHMGRGTAQHVDVMLVVVNANMKTLETAKRIHELGAKAGMKRILLVGNKVEDNVQREVIERFASENGLTVLDCLPFDPRVVEAEMRGETPLKYGDAAAVKAIERLCDKLLQGNT, from the coding sequence ATGAAGGTAGCTGTCTCCGGCAAGGGTGGTGTTGGCAAGACTCTCGTTGCCGGAGGTTTGGCTTACGCCTTTACCAAAAGGGGTTTTAGAACCATTGCTATTGATGCTGATCCCTCGCCTAACCTTGCCTTGACTCTGGGTTTGTCGCCGGAGGAAGCCAGCCGCATAGTGCCTATATCCGAGAACAAGCAGCTTATCGAGGCGAAAACAGGCACTGGCTATGCCGGTGTTTACCGCCTAACATTTACGGTGGACGACATTGTCCGCGACTATGCCGTCCCCACACCTTTAGGCGTAAACCTGATTGTCATGGGAACGGTGCGCTCCGTGGGGGCTGGGTGCACTTGTCCAGCCAACGCTGTTGTGCGCTCCCTCTTGAGGCATCTGGTTGTCGAACGAGGTGAGGCTGTTGTCCTCGACATGGAGGCTGGTGTCGAGCACATGGGGCGAGGCACAGCTCAGCATGTAGACGTCATGCTGGTGGTTGTCAATGCAAACATGAAGACGCTTGAAACGGCAAAACGCATCCATGAGCTGGGTGCAAAAGCCGGAATGAAACGCATCCTTCTTGTTGGAAATAAGGTTGAAGATAATGTCCAAAGAGAGGTTATTGAAAGGTTTGCATCAGAAAACGGCTTAACCGTTCTAGACTGCCTGCCCTTCGATCCGAGAGTTGTGGAGGCTGAAATGCGGGGCGAAACACCCCTAAAATATGGGGATGCAGCTGCTGTAAAGGCTATTGAAAGGTTATGCGACAAGCTTCTGCAAGGCAACACCTAA
- a CDS encoding deoxyhypusine synthase — MKDFELSKGASADTLIRQMLMSGGFTAKNLAVAVDILEAMMKEKSILNFLSFPACIIATGTRGVIRDMIKQKWFHVVVTTCGTLDHDLARCYRDYYHGDFYMDDKELRKRGISRIGNVLVPDASYGEIIEEKMREFLNSIYADGKRELATYELCWEIGKRLNENSILYWCWKNRIPVIVPGITDGAVGYQLWLFSQDHKDLKINVLKDEQLLNDMVWQAKKSGALIIGGGISKHHVLWWNLFKKGLDYAVYITTAVEYDGSLSGARPREAISWGKIREKAKTVTVEADATVVIPIMYAALLERL; from the coding sequence GTGAAGGACTTCGAGCTTTCGAAGGGCGCTTCCGCAGACACCCTTATACGACAAATGCTCATGAGCGGAGGCTTCACAGCCAAAAACCTCGCCGTGGCTGTGGATATTCTCGAAGCCATGATGAAGGAAAAGAGCATCCTCAACTTTCTCTCCTTCCCCGCATGCATCATTGCCACTGGCACGCGGGGCGTAATCCGAGACATGATTAAGCAAAAATGGTTCCATGTGGTTGTCACGACATGCGGCACTTTAGATCATGATTTAGCAAGATGCTACCGCGACTATTACCATGGCGACTTCTACATGGACGATAAAGAACTACGCAAGCGGGGCATAAGCCGAATAGGCAACGTGCTGGTGCCAGATGCAAGCTATGGCGAGATAATAGAAGAGAAAATGCGGGAATTCTTGAACAGTATTTATGCCGATGGCAAAAGAGAGTTAGCCACCTACGAGCTTTGCTGGGAGATTGGAAAACGCCTAAACGAAAACTCAATCTTGTACTGGTGCTGGAAAAACCGCATTCCCGTCATAGTGCCAGGGATAACCGACGGCGCAGTGGGCTATCAATTGTGGCTTTTCAGCCAAGACCACAAAGACCTAAAAATTAACGTGCTCAAAGACGAGCAGCTCTTAAATGACATGGTTTGGCAAGCCAAAAAATCCGGAGCCCTAATAATAGGCGGAGGCATATCAAAACATCACGTCTTGTGGTGGAACCTATTCAAGAAGGGATTGGACTATGCGGTTTACATAACAACCGCCGTCGAATATGACGGAAGCCTCTCCGGCGCCCGTCCAAGAGAAGCCATATCATGGGGCAAAATCCGGGAAAAAGCAAAAACGGTAACTGTAGAAGCGGATGCAACGGTTGTTATACCGATAATGTACGCGGCGTTGCTTGAGAGACTTTAA
- a CDS encoding deoxyhypusine synthase, giving the protein MKYAIQNRGVGKAVIREKRQTPFFKKKLEPIEVRIPKKISELLAEMAKTGFQGRKLGEVVEVWEEMLKDDVVIFFGFAGSMSTTGQWKIVNWLIEHRFIDVIVSTGANISEDILEAMGGTYWQGHHLVDDSQLLEYKIDRFYDVFADELEYRQMERLIADFMKKLSPNRKYSSAEFLYLFGRELSQMGIKSIVATAYENKVPVFCPAIVDSGYGIAYLLNRKSDSNFDITIDQMRDFEQLVDVKAKAAPESGVIYIGGGVPKDFIQLTTVGRSLTESRKYERVYPHKYAIQITTDAPHWGGLSGCTFEEAISWGKEAKEGRNVQCYCDATIALPIVVHALAERVEKRAKVPDLSWLFRGLE; this is encoded by the coding sequence TTGAAATATGCAATCCAAAATCGTGGAGTTGGAAAAGCAGTGATTAGGGAGAAAAGGCAAACTCCATTCTTTAAAAAGAAGCTTGAGCCAATAGAGGTTAGAATTCCCAAAAAAATTTCGGAATTGCTTGCAGAAATGGCTAAAACAGGTTTTCAAGGCAGAAAGCTCGGCGAAGTTGTCGAAGTCTGGGAGGAAATGTTGAAGGACGACGTCGTAATCTTCTTCGGGTTCGCCGGATCCATGAGCACCACTGGGCAGTGGAAGATTGTTAACTGGCTTATTGAACACCGCTTTATAGACGTGATTGTTTCCACAGGCGCAAACATTTCAGAGGACATTTTGGAAGCCATGGGTGGCACATACTGGCAGGGGCACCATCTTGTCGATGACAGCCAACTTTTAGAGTACAAAATTGACAGATTCTATGACGTCTTCGCCGATGAGCTTGAATATCGCCAAATGGAACGCCTCATCGCCGACTTCATGAAAAAATTGAGTCCAAATCGCAAATACTCCTCGGCAGAGTTTCTCTACCTCTTCGGAAGGGAGCTCTCCCAGATGGGAATTAAAAGCATAGTGGCGACGGCCTACGAAAACAAAGTGCCAGTCTTCTGTCCAGCCATAGTCGACAGCGGCTATGGCATAGCCTACCTGCTTAACCGGAAATCCGACAGCAACTTCGACATAACGATAGACCAAATGCGGGATTTTGAACAACTTGTAGACGTAAAGGCCAAGGCGGCGCCGGAGAGCGGCGTAATATACATAGGCGGCGGCGTCCCAAAAGACTTCATTCAACTTACCACCGTTGGCAGAAGCCTAACGGAATCCAGAAAATATGAGAGGGTTTACCCGCATAAATATGCCATACAAATCACCACAGATGCGCCGCACTGGGGCGGCTTGTCTGGCTGCACCTTCGAGGAAGCCATAAGCTGGGGCAAGGAAGCCAAAGAAGGACGCAATGTGCAGTGCTACTGCGATGCGACAATAGCCCTGCCAATAGTTGTCCACGCCCTAGCAGAGAGGGTTGAAAAAAGAGCGAAGGTTCCGGATCTTTCCTGGCTGTTTAGGGGATTGGAGTAG
- the cofE gene encoding coenzyme F420-0:L-glutamate ligase, with translation MGIIQIIGIKGIPIVKAGDNLAELICKAAERQGTPIQDGDIIVITHIVVSRAEGRVINLDEVTPSVLARNIAELYDKDPALVEVVLREAKSIRRMLDGKIITETRHGLVCANSGVDKSNVPGERCVALLPEDPDSSAGRIRLEIKRLTGCEVAVIISDTQGRPLREGEVNVAIGVSGIKPIRDRRGEKDLFGYVLRVKQTAVADELASAAELVIGQADEGIPAAIIRGYSFIKSEDAKATELVRPREKELFL, from the coding sequence ATGGGCATTATCCAAATAATTGGGATTAAGGGTATACCTATAGTAAAAGCCGGAGACAACCTTGCCGAACTTATATGCAAAGCCGCAGAGAGACAGGGCACCCCCATACAAGACGGCGACATAATAGTTATAACCCACATAGTTGTGTCCCGAGCTGAGGGACGTGTCATAAACCTAGACGAAGTTACGCCTTCTGTCCTTGCAAGAAACATCGCTGAGCTTTATGATAAAGATCCTGCTTTGGTCGAGGTTGTGCTTAGGGAGGCTAAAAGTATCCGGAGGATGCTTGACGGCAAAATAATAACCGAAACCCGGCACGGCCTTGTTTGTGCCAACTCTGGGGTGGACAAGTCCAATGTACCCGGAGAGAGATGCGTGGCGCTTCTGCCAGAAGATCCTGACTCCTCTGCTGGGAGGATTAGGCTTGAGATTAAACGGTTAACTGGTTGTGAGGTTGCCGTGATAATTTCTGACACTCAGGGGCGCCCGTTAAGGGAGGGTGAAGTAAACGTTGCGATCGGCGTTTCTGGCATCAAGCCCATAAGGGACCGGAGAGGCGAAAAGGACTTGTTTGGCTATGTCTTGCGGGTTAAACAGACAGCGGTTGCAGATGAGTTGGCTTCAGCAGCCGAACTTGTTATAGGACAGGCGGATGAGGGAATTCCAGCGGCTATTATACGGGGATACAGTTTCATAAAGTCTGAAGATGCCAAAGCGACAGAGCTTGTTAGACCTCGAGAAAAAGAACTTTTCCTTTAG
- a CDS encoding 50S ribosomal protein L38e has translation MPTEIFDIDKFVELSKRAEYCAVKRLKDIVKLKLRTPRMLYTLKVDPSRAEEVIKKLQCEIREM, from the coding sequence ATGCCGACGGAAATCTTCGACATAGACAAATTTGTAGAATTGAGCAAAAGAGCCGAATACTGCGCAGTGAAGCGTCTAAAGGACATTGTAAAACTGAAGCTTCGCACACCGAGAATGCTTTACACGTTAAAGGTTGACCCCTCAAGGGCCGAAGAAGTCATCAAAAAGCTCCAATGTGAAATCCGCGAAATGTAA
- a CDS encoding carbohydrate kinase family protein yields MLDNCLEEAKKSLRELSADEEKHVVVMPDFFLDRFIHLDMTPEAFTKIIADVVRRKGGSIDGIFQRDFRGGNAVNTASALAKLGVKVTLIVCTDRLGFKLLKFHVKSPKIDLSHIKIVEKPSVTTALEFQTADGKANVMLRDVGSLADFGPQNLTDKDFTVISEADYVCVFNWAGMRNFGTALAQTVFRHVKERGRGKNYFDSADPTPNKDKVSELIERVLRAGLVDILSLNENEAVFYAAHHNSEANNLKGKVSLEELAMESAKKLAEHLKVRIDLHTTSFSATFARKSQTIIPAFKVPVLRATGAGDAWNAGNILGDAYGLSDTARLTLANAVAAYYISDREGRYPTRKQLIKFCDKLKGKWKTKTDKS; encoded by the coding sequence TTGCTGGACAACTGCCTGGAGGAAGCCAAAAAATCCTTGAGAGAACTAAGTGCCGATGAGGAGAAGCATGTTGTTGTCATGCCCGACTTCTTTTTGGACAGATTCATTCACCTTGACATGACCCCAGAAGCCTTTACAAAGATCATTGCGGATGTTGTTAGGCGGAAAGGCGGAAGCATCGATGGAATCTTCCAAAGGGACTTCAGGGGCGGAAACGCTGTGAACACGGCTTCAGCCCTAGCCAAATTAGGCGTAAAGGTCACGCTAATAGTTTGCACTGACAGACTTGGCTTTAAACTGCTAAAGTTTCATGTTAAATCGCCTAAAATTGACCTATCTCATATCAAGATTGTTGAAAAGCCATCTGTGACAACAGCCTTAGAATTCCAAACGGCTGATGGAAAGGCTAATGTTATGCTGAGGGATGTAGGGTCCTTGGCGGACTTCGGGCCTCAAAACCTCACGGATAAAGATTTCACGGTTATCAGTGAGGCTGATTATGTATGTGTTTTTAACTGGGCTGGGATGAGAAATTTTGGAACAGCCCTCGCTCAGACGGTTTTTCGGCATGTCAAGGAAAGGGGCAGAGGCAAAAACTATTTTGATTCAGCCGATCCAACCCCCAACAAGGATAAAGTCTCAGAATTAATAGAGAGGGTTTTGCGGGCAGGCCTCGTAGACATTTTAAGCCTAAACGAGAATGAGGCAGTCTTCTATGCTGCCCATCACAACTCGGAAGCGAACAACCTTAAGGGAAAAGTGTCCCTTGAAGAACTTGCCATGGAGTCAGCCAAAAAATTAGCCGAACACTTAAAGGTCAGAATAGACCTGCACACTACAAGTTTCTCAGCAACCTTCGCAAGGAAAAGTCAGACAATAATCCCAGCGTTTAAAGTGCCTGTATTAAGGGCTACGGGTGCGGGTGATGCTTGGAACGCTGGGAACATATTGGGCGATGCCTATGGGCTTTCGGATACCGCTAGGCTTACGCTGGCAAACGCCGTGGCAGCCTACTACATTTCAGATCGAGAGGGACGATATCCCACCCGCAAGCAGCTTATAAAGTTCTGCGACAAGCTTAAGGGAAAATGGAAGACCAAAACAGATAAAAGTTAG
- a CDS encoding A24 family peptidase C-terminal domain-containing protein produces MRVFIETAKICLSLTVFLYASWSDYKTREVSNNVWVFFAPLAFALTFAELFLFDFSALPIFALSFILTAAFAVILFYAGGFGGADAKALMCLALALPFYPRELFSPLSGEVSPFMRVFFPLTVFSNAIIFAALSAVYLLIYNILWMWKTGRPLFEGEQRKESVGKRLLVLLTGYKVSIERVKEKWHLYPLEDVERTENGVKRKLVIFPKDESRDVMVKRLEEAIKNGGIQEKIWATPGLPLLIFMTVGLVIALVYGDMVWNFVRFLLE; encoded by the coding sequence ATGCGAGTGTTCATTGAAACTGCGAAGATTTGTCTGTCTCTCACGGTCTTCCTTTATGCTTCATGGAGCGATTATAAAACCCGCGAAGTCAGCAATAACGTTTGGGTCTTCTTCGCCCCGCTTGCTTTCGCTTTAACATTTGCCGAACTTTTCCTTTTTGATTTTTCCGCCTTACCAATTTTCGCTTTAAGTTTTATCCTAACAGCAGCCTTTGCCGTGATTCTTTTCTATGCTGGTGGATTTGGCGGTGCGGATGCCAAGGCTTTAATGTGTTTGGCTTTGGCTTTACCCTTCTATCCACGGGAACTTTTCTCGCCCTTGTCCGGCGAGGTTTCACCATTCATGCGAGTCTTTTTCCCATTGACAGTTTTTAGCAACGCCATAATCTTCGCCGCCTTGTCGGCGGTTTACCTCCTCATATACAACATTCTGTGGATGTGGAAAACTGGTAGGCCCTTATTTGAGGGTGAGCAGAGAAAAGAATCTGTTGGCAAAAGGCTTCTGGTGCTTTTGACGGGTTATAAGGTTTCAATTGAAAGGGTTAAGGAGAAGTGGCATCTCTATCCGCTGGAAGACGTGGAAAGAACCGAAAACGGTGTCAAGAGAAAGCTTGTGATTTTCCCGAAAGATGAAAGCAGAGACGTCATGGTCAAAAGACTTGAAGAAGCTATAAAAAACGGAGGGATCCAAGAAAAGATCTGGGCAACTCCTGGACTACCCTTACTCATATTTATGACTGTTGGACTTGTAATCGCGCTGGTTTACGGCGACATGGTCTGGAACTTCGTGCGTTTCCTTTTAGAATAG